A single Balneola sp. DNA region contains:
- a CDS encoding ATP-dependent DNA ligase: protein MQKANTFRRLAEIAQTISNTRGNNAKIKLGADYFRSIQADEDLRLAVRYLSEGAFSSVSGKRASVGYRTIATLAAEFCEIDYELVFKPSRTATGSSSETIQRLFENIPEAREKWSNTELGLQEVDSIFEQLYITSKREFKNQILWETWTKLTPLEVKYFLRILGQGSLRIGFETKSVENAISKAFSQPLEQVRYARMITGSIEETALMAKNDRLGDATFEMFSPIAFMLASPIESRAVENLSEYIAEEKFDGMRCQAHIANGKVKLFSRDLNEITGSFPEILEFFEQRNVPPIVLDGEICVFKEDTIMPFQMLQKRMGVKKPSAILLEEYPVLFIAYDILFLDGQPLFDETLSERRKKLEHLSVTHTLPLTSQMLISDEDDVEELFQRALNHGNEGLMLKRKDSTYEYGQRKKSWLKVKKPSGSLDTVMLYAHAGSGKRGGTYSDFTLGISVKDDERYEEEFIPIGKAYGGYSDKELKKMNALIKEITLERFGPTLLLKPHLVIELEFEDIQVNKRTKAKYTLRFPRFKAIRWDLSPSDADTLKEVERLYQEKISQERDRQGKNPSFTFSRI from the coding sequence ATGCAAAAAGCTAATACTTTCCGGAGGCTTGCTGAAATTGCCCAAACCATTTCGAACACCCGGGGAAATAATGCAAAGATTAAACTGGGTGCTGACTACTTCCGTTCTATTCAAGCTGATGAGGATTTGAGACTTGCAGTCCGCTACCTAAGCGAAGGAGCTTTCTCTTCCGTTTCTGGAAAACGAGCTTCTGTAGGCTATAGAACTATTGCTACTCTGGCAGCCGAGTTCTGTGAAATTGATTATGAACTGGTATTCAAACCTAGTCGAACGGCTACCGGAAGTTCTTCAGAAACAATTCAACGTTTATTCGAAAATATTCCTGAAGCTAGAGAAAAGTGGTCTAATACTGAACTGGGCCTTCAAGAAGTCGATTCCATCTTCGAGCAACTTTATATCACTTCTAAAAGAGAGTTCAAGAATCAGATTCTTTGGGAAACCTGGACCAAACTGACACCTCTTGAAGTCAAATACTTCCTTCGAATACTGGGACAGGGTTCCCTCCGCATCGGGTTTGAAACGAAGAGTGTAGAAAACGCCATCTCCAAGGCCTTTAGTCAACCCCTGGAGCAAGTTCGATACGCCCGAATGATCACCGGCAGCATTGAAGAAACTGCACTCATGGCAAAAAATGATCGCTTGGGTGACGCCACTTTTGAGATGTTCAGTCCCATAGCCTTTATGCTCGCTTCTCCTATCGAAAGCAGAGCAGTAGAGAATCTTTCCGAATATATCGCTGAAGAAAAGTTTGATGGTATGCGATGCCAGGCTCATATAGCCAATGGCAAAGTGAAATTATTCTCCAGAGATCTGAATGAAATTACCGGCTCCTTCCCCGAGATTCTTGAGTTCTTCGAACAACGAAATGTACCTCCTATAGTATTGGATGGAGAAATCTGTGTATTCAAAGAAGACACCATCATGCCTTTTCAGATGCTCCAAAAACGAATGGGAGTTAAGAAACCGTCTGCAATACTCCTTGAGGAATACCCAGTGCTTTTCATCGCTTATGATATACTGTTTTTAGACGGACAACCTTTGTTTGACGAAACACTATCCGAAAGAAGAAAGAAATTAGAACATCTATCAGTTACACATACACTTCCGCTCACTTCACAAATGCTAATAAGTGATGAAGATGATGTAGAAGAGCTTTTCCAACGAGCATTGAACCATGGTAATGAAGGGCTCATGCTGAAACGAAAAGATTCAACTTATGAATATGGACAAAGAAAAAAGTCCTGGTTAAAAGTAAAGAAGCCTAGTGGTTCATTGGATACCGTAATGCTTTATGCTCATGCAGGAAGTGGAAAGCGAGGTGGAACCTATTCTGATTTCACATTGGGTATTTCAGTAAAAGATGATGAACGTTACGAAGAAGAATTCATTCCCATAGGAAAAGCTTATGGTGGGTACTCTGATAAAGAGCTTAAAAAGATGAACGCCCTCATTAAAGAAATTACTCTAGAGCGCTTTGGCCCCACCCTTTTGTTAAAACCGCATTTAGTAATAGAACTCGAATTCGAAGATATACAAGTTAATAAAAGAACAAAGGCTAAGTACACATTGCGTTTCCCACGGTTCAAAGCCATACGGTGGGATCTATCCCCTTCTGACGCAGATACTCTTAAAGAAGTGGAACGCCTGTATCAAGAAAAAATAAGTCAGGAACGAGATCGACAAGGTAAAAATCCATCATTTACCTTCTCTAGGATATGA
- a CDS encoding MerR family transcriptional regulator: MEKYSVSRLASLAGITIRTLHHYDKIGLLKPANRSAYSNYRYYGEKELHRLQQILFFKELGFPLKEIKPVLDDPNFDQLRALKFQRIQLLKQTDRLQTLIQTIDKTINNLEEDITMNIQDLYDGFSKEEVVAMYKEVEESYDKEVVTESWNNIKAMGVEGTRAVSQEMETIAKEMSTLIGSPLDSEGVIALMKRQHRANEMFYKTSAEIFKGLGDMYVSDPKFSEFYDKHAKGTAQFMRDAMYHYAEHRLNG, translated from the coding sequence ATGGAAAAGTATTCAGTAAGTCGACTGGCTAGTCTGGCTGGAATTACCATTCGAACCCTGCATCATTACGATAAAATCGGGTTGTTAAAACCAGCTAATCGTAGTGCCTATTCAAACTATAGGTACTATGGAGAAAAAGAGCTCCATAGGCTTCAACAGATATTGTTTTTCAAGGAACTTGGATTTCCATTAAAGGAAATCAAACCAGTGCTTGACGATCCAAATTTTGATCAACTAAGAGCGCTCAAATTCCAACGAATTCAATTATTGAAGCAAACTGATCGACTTCAAACCTTAATTCAAACCATCGACAAAACCATAAATAACCTGGAAGAGGACATAACAATGAACATACAAGATCTATATGATGGTTTCTCTAAAGAAGAGGTAGTAGCCATGTATAAAGAAGTAGAAGAGAGTTATGACAAAGAGGTCGTGACTGAATCGTGGAATAACATAAAAGCGATGGGAGTGGAAGGCACCAGAGCGGTTTCTCAGGAGATGGAGACTATCGCCAAAGAAATGTCGACGTTAATCGGTAGTCCTTTAGACTCTGAGGGTGTCATTGCTCTCATGAAGAGACAGCACCGGGCTAATGAGATGTTTTATAAAACTTCCGCTGAGATATTTAAAGGACTGGGAGATATGTATGTCTCTGATCCTAAATTCAGTGAATTTTATGACAAACATGCGAAAGGAACGGCTCAATTCATGCGGGATGCAATGTATCATTATGCAGAGCATAGATTGAATGGGTAA
- a CDS encoding LysR family transcriptional regulator — MTLTQLSYIVAVDKYRHFATAAQKIYITQPTLSMQIQKLEDELGVLIFDRSKTPVIPTQIGEEIIEKAKIILRDSKEIEDVAALRGDELQGSFKVGIIPTVAPYLVPLFLKNFSEQHPKVELTFQEMLTSELLENLHDDHIDVGIIATATDQHLFEEELFLEPFLGYISNMHKFASKDKLDLKDLYKENLWLLNEGHCFRDQAIKICRKDNEKQNKGNIQFQSGNLETLKRLVEQDFGITLMPYLSMEDHDTRCANGIIKEFNDPVPTRKIRLVYSREFLKKNLIDALGTSIKNSIPESLKVQKEELVVE, encoded by the coding sequence ATGACTCTTACCCAGCTTTCATATATAGTAGCAGTTGATAAATACCGGCATTTTGCAACTGCAGCTCAAAAAATCTATATCACTCAGCCTACACTTAGTATGCAAATCCAGAAGCTGGAAGATGAATTAGGGGTTTTGATTTTTGATCGATCTAAAACACCAGTAATTCCTACTCAAATTGGTGAAGAGATTATTGAGAAAGCTAAAATCATACTTCGAGATTCCAAAGAAATCGAAGATGTAGCTGCACTTCGAGGAGACGAATTACAAGGTTCCTTCAAAGTGGGTATCATCCCGACTGTTGCTCCTTACCTAGTGCCTTTATTCTTAAAAAATTTCTCAGAGCAGCATCCTAAAGTAGAACTTACTTTCCAGGAGATGCTTACTTCTGAATTACTGGAGAATTTACATGACGATCATATCGATGTAGGGATTATCGCAACTGCAACTGATCAACATCTTTTTGAGGAAGAACTATTCCTTGAGCCCTTTCTTGGCTATATCTCCAACATGCATAAATTTGCTTCCAAGGATAAACTAGACTTAAAAGATCTGTATAAAGAAAACCTTTGGTTGCTCAACGAAGGCCATTGCTTCCGGGATCAGGCGATTAAGATTTGCCGAAAGGATAACGAGAAGCAGAATAAAGGCAATATCCAATTCCAAAGTGGAAATCTTGAAACCTTAAAGCGATTGGTTGAACAGGATTTCGGTATCACGCTTATGCCTTACCTATCTATGGAAGATCATGATACTCGATGTGCGAATGGTATAATCAAAGAGTTCAATGATCCAGTACCTACCCGCAAAATTCGACTGGTTTACAGCCGGGAGTTTTTAAAGAAGAATCTGATAGATGCTTTAGGTACTTCCATAAAGAATTCCATTCCTGAATCATTGAAAGTTCAGAAAGAAGAACTGGTAGTGGAGTAA